The following are from one region of the Haloactinomyces albus genome:
- a CDS encoding amidohydrolase family protein, whose protein sequence is MIIDAHTHVWPDALADKALSANKLPGLSAVGDGKSTTLAGEMPDNGVGHSIALGVAGAARHVDRTNEFVASLDRASFTPFGSVHVDLSVEENLNSLRRHGIRGVKVHPLFQGFGLMHERLWELFEAFDEDIAVITHVGAGGSGQVNSLSTPRMLREIVRTFPRLRLVACHFGGYHMLEEAEEELRGLPIVLETSWPPALARMDPNTVRRLINNHGAERVVFGSDWPMANPAEEIDAIRRLNLGDEVEAAILGKNLERVLRLDLPADG, encoded by the coding sequence TTGATCATTGATGCACACACGCACGTTTGGCCCGACGCATTGGCCGACAAGGCGCTGAGTGCCAACAAGCTTCCGGGCCTGTCGGCGGTCGGCGACGGAAAGTCGACCACCCTCGCCGGCGAGATGCCCGACAACGGTGTCGGGCACAGCATCGCTCTGGGAGTGGCAGGCGCAGCACGACATGTCGACCGCACCAACGAGTTCGTGGCCTCCCTAGACCGGGCGAGTTTCACCCCGTTCGGGTCGGTGCATGTGGATCTCAGCGTGGAGGAAAACCTCAACAGTCTGCGCCGCCACGGGATCCGGGGCGTCAAAGTTCATCCCCTGTTCCAGGGATTCGGCCTCATGCACGAACGCCTCTGGGAACTGTTCGAGGCGTTCGACGAGGACATCGCGGTCATCACCCATGTGGGAGCCGGCGGAAGTGGGCAGGTCAACTCGCTGAGCACACCGCGGATGCTGCGCGAGATCGTGCGGACCTTCCCTCGCCTGCGTCTGGTCGCCTGCCACTTCGGGGGGTACCACATGCTTGAAGAAGCCGAGGAAGAACTGCGTGGCCTGCCGATCGTCCTGGAAACTTCCTGGCCTCCCGCGCTGGCTCGGATGGACCCGAACACGGTACGCCGCCTGATCAACAATCACGGTGCGGAACGGGTGGTGTTCGGCTCCGACTGGCCGATGGCCAACCCGGCCGAGGAGATCGACGCCATCCGCAGGCTGAACCTCGGCGACGAGGTCGAAGCGGCCATCCTCGGCAAGAACCTCGAGCGCGTACTCCGCCTGGACTTGCCCGCAGACGGGTAA
- a CDS encoding ABC transporter substrate-binding protein produces MKVRKRWWRTAAFAGAATLVVGLAGCGGSSGASNAGGGLPETVKIMSIKEMTGPVSFAGIHATRGIKLAVEQINQQDFLGETDLKIEVKDSAASAQKAASFTTQAIADESYAAILGPASSSQAAAMSPIAQKSRMPVIYTQAGSEGVLVGDYTYRLTPPASSYFGVAGDYLASKNIRTAAVLYNSGNPTLSELGKKTVPGLAEEHGFSMQSSNGVPRDALDFTAVGSEIAEAAPGAVFVLLEGPQNPRAISQLRRNGYQGEIVGMTSMGAGNLETAGETAAGAVWPGNFSALSKKPSVQKFVEAYKAEYDGEIPNNYAAEGYDAAWFLARGIEQAGSVSRTAIQDGLAGVAKAGFKGAQGELRFQGNDVRVEGVLAGWNGSKEVLVMPSGS; encoded by the coding sequence ATGAAGGTGCGCAAGAGATGGTGGCGTACTGCTGCCTTTGCCGGTGCGGCGACGCTGGTGGTGGGTTTGGCCGGGTGTGGTGGCTCTTCCGGAGCGAGCAACGCCGGTGGTGGTCTGCCGGAGACCGTGAAGATCATGTCCATCAAGGAGATGACCGGGCCGGTTTCCTTCGCCGGGATCCATGCCACCAGGGGAATCAAGCTGGCTGTCGAGCAGATCAACCAGCAGGACTTCCTCGGTGAGACCGACCTGAAGATCGAGGTCAAGGACAGTGCCGCAAGCGCTCAGAAGGCGGCCAGTTTCACGACCCAGGCGATTGCGGACGAGTCCTACGCCGCCATCCTCGGGCCTGCCTCCAGTTCGCAGGCTGCTGCGATGTCTCCGATCGCGCAGAAGTCGCGGATGCCGGTGATCTACACCCAGGCGGGCAGCGAGGGTGTGCTGGTCGGCGACTACACATACCGACTTACACCACCTGCGAGTTCCTATTTCGGGGTGGCCGGCGACTACCTCGCGAGCAAGAACATCCGGACCGCTGCCGTGCTCTACAACAGCGGGAATCCGACGTTGTCCGAGCTGGGCAAGAAGACGGTTCCCGGTTTGGCCGAGGAGCACGGTTTCTCGATGCAAAGCTCCAACGGTGTTCCGCGTGACGCGCTGGACTTCACCGCCGTGGGATCGGAGATCGCCGAGGCGGCTCCGGGTGCGGTGTTCGTCTTGCTGGAAGGGCCGCAGAATCCCCGGGCGATCAGCCAGCTTCGGCGGAACGGCTATCAGGGCGAGATCGTGGGCATGACTTCCATGGGAGCAGGCAACCTGGAAACGGCAGGCGAGACCGCGGCGGGTGCGGTCTGGCCCGGCAACTTCAGCGCGCTGAGCAAGAAGCCGAGCGTGCAGAAATTCGTCGAGGCCTACAAAGCCGAGTACGACGGCGAGATCCCCAACAACTACGCGGCCGAGGGCTATGATGCCGCGTGGTTCCTGGCCCGGGGGATCGAGCAGGCAGGCAGTGTGTCGCGTACCGCGATCCAGGACGGGCTGGCCGGAGTTGCCAAGGCCGGGTTCAAAGGCGCCCAGGGCGAACTGAGATTCCAGGGCAACGACGTACGTGTCGAAGGTGTGCTGGCCGGCTGGAACGGCAGCAAGGAAGTCCTCGTGATGCCGAGCGGATCATGA
- a CDS encoding FadR/GntR family transcriptional regulator, giving the protein MSEVGSAASIAWERRGEKVSSTIARDIVREIAKKRLAPGATLESESAMLERYQVARASLREALRVLEVHGLVRMKPGPGGGPVVSEVDSREFGRMATLFFQVLDIRFSELVEARLILEPLVARLAAERHDPQDNDELRAIVQQGLDAEEDGEWLEASNAFHAKVLSMSGNGLLNIFARAMKDIFTERASAVYVASKRGRVKRVHAEIADAIIDGDAEVAERLMREHMSEYAKTVSKREPQLMNEVVDWR; this is encoded by the coding sequence ATGAGTGAAGTCGGGTCGGCCGCGAGCATTGCATGGGAGCGGCGTGGTGAGAAGGTCTCTTCGACCATCGCGCGGGACATCGTGCGTGAAATCGCCAAGAAGCGCCTCGCTCCGGGGGCCACACTCGAGTCGGAAAGCGCCATGCTCGAGCGCTATCAGGTCGCGCGAGCTTCACTGCGGGAGGCGCTGCGTGTTCTCGAGGTACACGGCCTGGTCCGGATGAAGCCGGGGCCCGGTGGCGGGCCCGTCGTCTCCGAGGTGGACAGCCGCGAGTTCGGCCGTATGGCCACGCTGTTTTTTCAAGTGCTCGACATTCGATTCTCCGAACTGGTCGAGGCACGACTGATCCTCGAACCGCTCGTTGCCCGCTTGGCCGCCGAGCGCCACGACCCGCAGGACAATGATGAGCTACGGGCCATTGTGCAGCAGGGACTCGACGCCGAGGAGGACGGCGAGTGGCTGGAGGCCAGTAATGCCTTCCACGCGAAGGTGCTGTCGATGTCGGGAAACGGCCTGCTCAACATCTTCGCTCGCGCGATGAAGGACATTTTCACCGAGCGGGCCTCGGCGGTTTACGTGGCCAGCAAACGTGGTCGGGTCAAACGGGTCCATGCCGAGATCGCCGATGCGATCATCGACGGCGACGCGGAAGTGGCGGAGCGCTTGATGCGCGAGCACATGAGTGAGTACGCCAAGACCGTTTCCAAGCGTGAGCCGCAGTTGATGAACGAGGTCGTCGACTGGCGCTGA
- a CDS encoding branched-chain amino acid ABC transporter permease, with translation MAQILINAVTLGSLYLLFALGMSVAWGTIGILNFAHGSFFMFAALSAHFIVQKVALPMPIMVLLGMVVGAVLSVLTQMLVFDPIQRRSTDHHRAELQILVGGIGISSILLAIAQHVTRSVPFGFSNSTFHIEVYELGPLQVSNIQFVILSVAVGMSALTAWWLRSARAGLALRAIGVDSEVATLMGVDRRRLAFGTMAVSGGLAGMAGILLTYYLGSIAAETGDSFLIKAFAAIILGGIGSVTGVITGAMVLALAETIVLTQMSGMWASAVAFGLIFVVLLLRPRGLFGRKEVRRT, from the coding sequence ATGGCGCAGATACTGATCAATGCGGTCACACTCGGATCGCTGTATCTGTTGTTCGCGCTCGGCATGAGCGTGGCGTGGGGAACGATCGGGATATTGAACTTCGCCCATGGCTCGTTTTTCATGTTCGCCGCATTGAGCGCCCACTTCATCGTCCAGAAGGTAGCTTTGCCCATGCCGATCATGGTCCTGCTCGGCATGGTGGTGGGAGCCGTGCTTTCGGTGCTGACTCAGATGCTGGTCTTCGACCCGATTCAGCGCCGCAGTACCGACCATCACAGAGCGGAGCTGCAAATCCTGGTCGGTGGAATCGGCATTTCCAGTATTCTGCTGGCGATTGCGCAGCATGTGACCAGGAGCGTTCCGTTCGGATTTTCGAATAGTACTTTTCACATCGAGGTATACGAGTTGGGGCCGCTACAGGTATCGAACATACAGTTCGTGATTCTGAGCGTGGCCGTCGGCATGTCGGCATTGACCGCATGGTGGTTGCGGTCGGCTCGTGCCGGTCTGGCACTGCGCGCTATCGGAGTCGATTCCGAGGTTGCCACGCTCATGGGGGTGGACCGCCGTAGGTTGGCTTTCGGCACGATGGCGGTTTCCGGAGGATTGGCCGGTATGGCAGGAATCCTGCTGACGTACTACTTGGGATCGATTGCTGCGGAAACCGGAGACAGTTTTCTGATCAAGGCGTTCGCGGCGATCATTCTCGGTGGCATCGGATCGGTCACGGGAGTGATCACCGGTGCGATGGTGCTCGCTCTGGCCGAGACCATCGTGCTGACCCAGATGTCGGGTATGTGGGCCAGCGCGGTCGCTTTCGGCCTCATTTTCGTGGTGCTTCTCCTCCGGCCTCGTGGTCTCTTCGGCCGTAAGGAGGTGCGGCGCACATGA
- a CDS encoding 2-oxoacid:acceptor oxidoreductase subunit alpha — MSNDTAPRPDTTGQKRTVNRVVIRFAGDSGDGMQLTGDRFSAEAAAFGNDLATQPDFPAEIRAPQGTLPGVSSFQVHFADYDILTAGDRPDVLVAMNPAALKAHLGALARGGTVIVNTDEFTGRNLTKAGYAANPLTSGELDGLVVHEVAMTTLTRGAVEATGVNKKDAGRAKNMFALGLLSWMYHRPVDDTERFLREKFARRPELAEANVLAYRAGWNYGETTEAFATTYEVGPTALSPGTYRQVTGNTALSYGLVAAGRRSGLPVFLGSYPITPASDVLHELSKLKRFDVTTFQAEDEIAGIGAALGAAFGGSLGVTTTSGPGLALKSETVGLAVMTELPLLVVDVQRGGPSTGLPTKTEQADLLQALFGRNGESPVPVVAPRSPADCFATALEATRIAVTYRTPVLLLSDGAIANGSEPWNVPEPDELPEIDPDFSRSSEWSESGQEFAPYQRNAETLARPWAIPGTAGSEHRIGGLEKTDGSGNISYDPDNHDLMVRLRQAKIDGISVDDVTVHDPSGQARTLVLGWGSSYGPIGAACRRVREAGIPVAQAHLRHLNPLPVNLGEVVRGYERIVVPEMNLGQLSLLLRAKYLVDVQPVTKVQGLAFLAEELEEVLLQAESGTLARTERAKTADARARAVRGNHPAASDSAPYPERSGP; from the coding sequence ATGAGCAACGACACCGCGCCTCGCCCGGACACAACCGGACAGAAGCGCACAGTGAACCGAGTGGTCATCCGGTTCGCCGGGGACTCCGGTGATGGAATGCAGCTGACCGGCGATCGCTTCTCCGCCGAAGCCGCGGCATTCGGCAACGATCTCGCAACACAGCCCGACTTTCCCGCAGAGATCCGAGCTCCGCAGGGAACACTACCCGGGGTCTCGAGCTTCCAGGTTCATTTTGCCGACTACGACATCCTCACCGCAGGCGACCGGCCCGACGTGCTCGTGGCGATGAATCCGGCGGCGTTGAAGGCCCATCTCGGCGCTCTCGCGCGTGGCGGAACGGTCATCGTGAACACCGATGAGTTCACCGGGCGCAACCTGACCAAGGCCGGCTATGCCGCGAACCCGCTCACCAGCGGAGAACTCGATGGTCTCGTCGTGCACGAGGTGGCAATGACCACGCTCACGCGCGGGGCGGTGGAAGCAACGGGGGTGAACAAGAAGGACGCCGGGCGAGCCAAGAACATGTTCGCTCTCGGCCTGCTGTCCTGGATGTATCACCGTCCGGTTGACGATACCGAGCGCTTTCTGCGCGAGAAGTTCGCCCGCAGACCCGAGCTTGCCGAAGCGAACGTGCTCGCGTACCGGGCGGGATGGAACTACGGTGAAACCACCGAAGCATTCGCCACCACCTACGAGGTGGGACCCACCGCGTTGTCACCGGGGACATACCGCCAGGTGACCGGTAACACGGCTCTGTCCTACGGGCTGGTCGCCGCGGGCCGCCGTTCGGGCTTGCCGGTCTTCCTCGGTAGTTACCCGATCACGCCGGCCAGCGACGTCCTGCACGAGTTGAGCAAACTCAAAAGATTCGACGTCACCACCTTCCAGGCCGAGGACGAGATTGCAGGCATCGGCGCCGCGCTCGGCGCGGCGTTCGGGGGCTCGCTGGGTGTGACCACCACGTCCGGCCCCGGACTGGCGCTCAAAAGCGAAACCGTCGGTCTGGCGGTGATGACCGAGCTGCCGCTGCTCGTCGTCGACGTGCAGCGTGGCGGCCCCTCCACAGGGCTTCCGACCAAGACCGAGCAAGCCGACCTGCTGCAGGCGTTGTTCGGGCGCAACGGCGAGTCGCCCGTCCCCGTCGTGGCTCCTCGCTCTCCGGCGGACTGCTTCGCAACGGCACTGGAAGCCACCCGCATCGCGGTCACCTATCGCACTCCGGTGTTGCTGCTCTCCGACGGTGCCATCGCCAACGGCTCCGAGCCCTGGAACGTTCCCGAACCGGATGAGCTGCCGGAAATCGATCCCGATTTCTCCCGTTCTTCCGAGTGGTCCGAATCGGGTCAGGAGTTTGCTCCCTATCAGCGGAATGCCGAGACCCTTGCCCGTCCGTGGGCCATTCCCGGTACGGCAGGTTCGGAGCACCGTATCGGAGGCTTGGAGAAAACCGATGGCAGTGGAAACATTTCCTACGATCCCGACAACCACGATTTGATGGTTCGTCTGCGCCAGGCGAAGATCGACGGAATCAGCGTCGATGATGTCACCGTGCACGACCCCTCCGGACAGGCCAGGACGCTGGTGCTCGGATGGGGGAGTTCCTACGGTCCCATCGGGGCGGCTTGCCGACGGGTGCGGGAAGCAGGTATTCCGGTTGCGCAGGCGCATCTACGGCATCTGAATCCCCTCCCGGTGAATCTGGGTGAGGTGGTGCGCGGCTATGAGCGCATCGTGGTGCCGGAGATGAATCTGGGGCAGCTCTCCTTGTTGCTGCGTGCGAAGTACCTGGTGGACGTGCAGCCGGTGACCAAGGTGCAGGGCTTGGCCTTCCTGGCCGAGGAATTGGAGGAAGTGCTGCTACAGGCGGAGTCCGGAACCCTGGCCAGGACCGAGCGGGCAAAAACCGCCGATGCCCGAGCGCGGGCCGTGCGAGGTAACCATCCTGCGGCGAGCGATTCCGCACCGTATCCTGAGAGGTCTGGACCATGA
- a CDS encoding 2-oxoacid:ferredoxin oxidoreductase subunit beta, whose translation MSSTAVTDLGLTSVAGVPTTEAPQKAKDFTSDQEVRWCPGCGDYAILSTLRGFLPELGLKRENIVFVSGIGCSSRFPYYMNTYGMHSIHGRAPTIATGLATSRPDLSVWVVTGDGDALSIGGNHLIHALRRNVNLTILLFNNRIYGLTKGQYSPTSDQGMVTKSTPMGSLDTPFNPVSLALGAEATFVARAMDSDRRGLAAVLRQAAEHRGAALVEILQDCPVFNDGTFDLLRNAEEASLRLIPITHGEPIVLGAESERCVVRSGFGLRVAATSEVDPSDIVVHDATTDDPEYAYALSRLSDQELTHVVTGVFRKVAKSTYDDLAREQLHHAKEAEGHDDAALRAQLRGQDSWTVV comes from the coding sequence ATGAGCAGCACAGCCGTTACCGATTTGGGATTGACCTCGGTCGCCGGGGTTCCCACCACGGAAGCACCGCAGAAGGCCAAGGACTTCACCAGTGATCAGGAAGTGCGCTGGTGCCCCGGATGCGGAGATTACGCGATCTTGTCCACCCTCCGCGGTTTCCTGCCCGAGCTGGGGCTGAAGCGGGAGAACATCGTGTTCGTCTCGGGCATCGGCTGCTCCAGCCGGTTCCCGTACTACATGAACACCTACGGGATGCACTCCATTCACGGCCGTGCCCCGACGATCGCCACCGGGTTGGCCACCAGCCGACCCGATTTGAGCGTGTGGGTGGTCACCGGGGACGGGGACGCGCTGTCCATCGGCGGCAACCACTTGATCCACGCGCTGCGGCGCAACGTCAACCTCACCATCCTGCTGTTCAACAACCGCATCTACGGGTTGACCAAGGGCCAGTACTCGCCGACCAGTGATCAGGGCATGGTCACCAAGTCCACCCCGATGGGGTCGCTGGACACGCCGTTCAACCCGGTATCGCTGGCCCTGGGGGCCGAAGCCACTTTCGTCGCCAGGGCGATGGACTCCGACCGTCGGGGGCTCGCGGCAGTGCTGCGCCAGGCCGCTGAGCACCGCGGTGCTGCTCTCGTGGAGATCCTCCAGGATTGCCCCGTCTTCAATGATGGGACCTTTGACCTGCTCAGAAATGCGGAAGAGGCATCGTTGCGCTTGATCCCGATCACGCACGGCGAACCGATCGTTCTCGGCGCCGAGAGTGAACGTTGCGTGGTGCGCAGCGGATTCGGGTTGCGGGTTGCCGCCACGAGTGAGGTGGATCCATCCGACATCGTGGTCCACGACGCCACCACCGACGACCCGGAATACGCCTACGCCCTGAGTCGGCTCTCCGATCAGGAACTCACACACGTCGTCACCGGCGTGTTCCGCAAAGTGGCCAAATCCACCTACGATGATCTCGCTCGAGAACAGCTCCACCACGCCAAGGAAGCCGAAGGCCACGATGACGCCGCGCTGCGAGCGCAATTACGAGGGCAGGACAGCTGGACGGTCGTCTGA
- a CDS encoding SDR family NAD(P)-dependent oxidoreductase, with product MAKSNTAGTPDTVAGKVVIVTGGGAGMGRATTLAFATAGAKVVVADISSEAGAAVADEITIDGGEASFVHTDVSRAEDVETLVTQTVDRYGRLDCAVNNAAITPDRHRIVDADPEQFRHILDINLTSMLLSLKYEIAQLLRQGTPGSIVNVGSVRSFRAGSGAPAYTSAKHGVIGLTRTAALEYAEFGVRVNAVCPGAIDTPMVREARQAREESESDMAGRLSLLGRLGTPEEVAQANLWLCSPASSLITGQAITADGGYLTR from the coding sequence ATGGCCAAGAGCAATACGGCAGGAACCCCGGACACCGTCGCGGGGAAGGTGGTCATCGTCACCGGTGGTGGTGCCGGCATGGGACGGGCAACCACTCTGGCATTCGCCACGGCAGGTGCGAAAGTCGTCGTCGCCGACATCTCCTCTGAGGCCGGGGCCGCCGTTGCCGACGAAATCACCATCGACGGTGGCGAAGCGTCGTTCGTACACACCGACGTCAGTCGCGCCGAAGACGTCGAAACGCTGGTCACGCAGACCGTCGACCGCTACGGCCGCTTGGACTGTGCCGTGAACAACGCGGCGATCACCCCGGATCGGCACCGAATCGTCGATGCCGATCCCGAACAGTTCCGGCACATTCTCGATATCAACCTGACCTCGATGCTGCTGTCGCTGAAGTATGAGATCGCGCAGCTACTTCGCCAGGGCACCCCTGGTTCCATCGTCAATGTCGGTTCCGTTCGCTCCTTCCGGGCCGGCTCCGGGGCACCCGCATACACCTCCGCCAAACATGGCGTGATCGGACTGACCCGCACCGCAGCCCTGGAGTACGCGGAGTTCGGTGTACGAGTCAACGCCGTTTGCCCCGGAGCGATCGACACACCAATGGTGCGGGAAGCAAGACAAGCACGCGAGGAGAGCGAATCCGACATGGCGGGACGGCTGAGTCTGCTCGGGCGGCTCGGTACGCCGGAGGAAGTGGCGCAGGCCAATCTCTGGCTGTGCTCCCCCGCATCCTCGCTGATCACCGGACAGGCAATCACCGCCGATGGCGGCTACCTCACCAGGTGA
- a CDS encoding ABC transporter substrate-binding protein produces the protein MSIKEMTGPLAYAGIHTTKGIKLAVEQINQQDFLGETDLKIEVKDSGTSARKAASFTTQAIADESYAAILGPGTSSQAAAMSPIAQKSRMPVIYTQAGSEGVLVGDYTYRVTPPASSYFGVAGDYLASKNIRTAAVLYNSGIPTLSELGKKTVPGLAEEHGFSIQSSNGVPRDALDFTAVGSEIAEAAPGAVFVLLTGPQNPRAISQLRRNGYQGEIVGMLSMGAGNLETAGEVAAGAVWPGNFSALSNKPSTKAFIEAYKAKYGGEIPNNFAAEGYDAAWFLARGIEQAGSSSRSAIQDGLAEVAKAGFKGAQGELRFQGNDVRVEGVLAGWNGSKEVLVMPSGS, from the coding sequence ATGTCCATCAAGGAGATGACCGGGCCACTTGCCTATGCCGGGATTCATACCACGAAAGGGATCAAGCTGGCTGTCGAGCAGATCAACCAGCAGGACTTCCTCGGTGAGACCGACCTGAAGATCGAGGTCAAGGACAGTGGTACGAGCGCTCGGAAGGCGGCCAGTTTCACGACCCAGGCGATTGCGGACGAGTCCTACGCCGCCATCCTCGGGCCGGGCACGAGCTCGCAGGCTGCTGCGATGTCTCCGATCGCGCAGAAGTCGCGGATGCCGGTGATCTACACCCAGGCGGGCAGCGAGGGTGTGCTGGTCGGCGACTACACCTATCGGGTGACGCCGCCTGCGAGTTCCTATTTCGGGGTGGCCGGCGACTACCTCGCGAGCAAGAACATCCGGACCGCTGCCGTGCTCTACAACAGCGGTATCCCGACGTTGTCCGAGCTGGGCAAGAAGACGGTTCCCGGTTTGGCCGAGGAGCACGGTTTCTCGATACAAAGCTCCAACGGTGTTCCGCGTGACGCGCTGGACTTCACCGCCGTGGGATCGGAGATCGCCGAGGCGGCTCCGGGTGCGGTGTTCGTTCTGCTCACCGGACCGCAGAATCCCCGGGCGATCAGCCAGCTTCGGCGGAACGGCTATCAGGGCGAGATCGTGGGCATGTTGTCCATGGGAGCAGGCAACCTGGAGACGGCCGGTGAGGTCGCGGCGGGTGCGGTCTGGCCCGGCAACTTCAGCGCGCTGAGCAACAAACCGAGCACCAAGGCTTTCATCGAGGCCTACAAGGCCAAATATGGCGGCGAGATTCCCAACAATTTTGCGGCCGAGGGCTATGATGCCGCGTGGTTCCTGGCCCGGGGCATCGAGCAGGCAGGCAGTTCCTCGCGGAGTGCCATCCAGGACGGGCTGGCCGAAGTTGCCAAGGCCGGGTTCAAAGGCGCCCAGGGCGAACTGAGATTCCAGGGCAACGACGTACGTGTCGAAGGTGTGCTGGCCGGCTGGAACGGCAGCAAGGAAGTCCTCGTGATGCCGAGCGGATCATGA
- a CDS encoding FAD-dependent oxidoreductase, which yields MTNHRTNETETSAKQPVVVVGAGLSGLATALGAALNGCSVTIFEADELVGGAAAYSGGQVWVGANHVAEREEIADDLDTAERYVRDIGRDHPEVRDEQAMHRWLTMAPVATRYWEDVGAINWTVIPGLADYHGEADGALDAGRYLTNEVIDGSMLGQWRERLRVSPYFPVGTTYADMFVKGRRLTHVDEGDNDDEPGQAGMNAFGLSGRHDQPPETAAEESDPLTFGTGVVASFLTRVLKEDHIEILPSHPVTELLRDERGRVVGARAEGPNGRVERHGAVVLATSSYDWDPELVRELLNLAPEDFGSVAPDSLRGDGIKLARSVGGAVARIPATSVPMLPGWRSEVGTGFAYGPEYAMPHTMIVDKSGKRYCNDSYWVDIVAKTMDPDDPHLPFFLVWDEQHHRKYGLSATPPGGEYPDGLVTSAPSLRELGEALGIDGEQLEATAAHYSANAARGEDPEFGRGTVDYVRRFAGDPEHGPNPVLGTITEPPFHGLKLKFVGTGIGSSGIHIDGDGHVLDEAGAAVPGLYAAGSCAAMTTMGSGYNSGFALGRGITLAYLVSNELGGVRS from the coding sequence ATGACCAACCACCGAACGAACGAGACCGAGACCAGTGCCAAACAGCCCGTGGTCGTCGTGGGAGCAGGGCTCTCCGGTCTGGCCACCGCTCTGGGCGCGGCCCTCAACGGGTGCTCGGTCACCATCTTCGAAGCCGACGAACTGGTCGGCGGAGCAGCCGCGTACTCGGGAGGACAGGTCTGGGTCGGCGCCAACCACGTCGCCGAGCGCGAGGAGATCGCAGACGATCTCGACACCGCCGAGCGCTACGTTCGCGACATCGGCCGGGACCACCCCGAGGTACGCGACGAACAAGCGATGCACCGCTGGCTGACCATGGCGCCGGTCGCGACGCGGTACTGGGAAGACGTGGGCGCCATCAACTGGACCGTCATCCCGGGCCTCGCCGACTATCATGGGGAGGCCGACGGTGCCCTCGACGCAGGCCGGTACCTCACCAACGAAGTGATCGACGGCAGCATGCTCGGCCAGTGGCGCGAGCGACTGCGCGTGAGCCCGTACTTCCCGGTGGGCACCACCTACGCCGACATGTTCGTCAAGGGGCGACGACTGACCCATGTCGACGAGGGTGACAACGACGACGAGCCCGGACAAGCCGGCATGAATGCCTTCGGTCTTTCCGGCCGCCACGATCAACCGCCCGAGACCGCCGCGGAGGAAAGCGATCCGCTGACCTTCGGCACCGGTGTGGTGGCGAGCTTCCTCACCCGGGTGCTCAAGGAGGACCACATCGAGATTCTCCCGTCCCACCCGGTGACCGAGCTGCTGCGCGACGAGCGTGGTCGGGTCGTCGGCGCACGCGCCGAGGGACCGAATGGCCGGGTGGAGCGGCACGGAGCGGTTGTGCTGGCCACCAGCAGCTACGACTGGGATCCCGAACTGGTACGAGAACTGCTGAATCTCGCTCCGGAGGACTTCGGCAGTGTCGCGCCCGACAGCCTGCGCGGCGACGGGATCAAGCTCGCGCGTTCGGTGGGCGGGGCGGTCGCACGGATCCCCGCCACCAGCGTTCCCATGCTGCCCGGCTGGCGCTCGGAGGTCGGCACCGGGTTCGCGTACGGACCCGAGTACGCGATGCCGCACACCATGATCGTGGACAAGAGCGGCAAGCGCTACTGCAACGACTCCTACTGGGTCGACATCGTGGCCAAGACCATGGACCCCGATGATCCGCACCTGCCCTTCTTCCTCGTCTGGGACGAGCAGCACCATCGCAAGTACGGTCTGTCGGCCACTCCACCCGGCGGGGAATATCCGGACGGACTGGTCACCTCCGCTCCGAGTCTGCGTGAGCTCGGCGAGGCGCTCGGTATCGACGGCGAGCAGCTCGAGGCGACCGCTGCTCACTACAGTGCGAATGCAGCGCGTGGTGAGGATCCCGAGTTCGGCCGGGGAACGGTCGATTACGTCCGGCGCTTCGCCGGGGACCCCGAGCACGGGCCCAACCCGGTGCTGGGCACCATCACCGAGCCGCCCTTCCACGGCCTGAAGCTGAAGTTCGTGGGGACCGGCATCGGCTCCAGTGGGATACACATCGACGGGGACGGTCACGTCCTCGACGAGGCGGGCGCAGCCGTCCCCGGATTGTACGCGGCGGGTTCCTGCGCAGCGATGACCACAATGGGAAGTGGTTACAACAGCGGCTTCGCTCTCGGCCGAGGCATCACACTGGCCTATCTCGTGTCCAACGAACTCGGCGGTGTACGGAGCTGA